In one window of Acipenser ruthenus chromosome 34, fAciRut3.2 maternal haplotype, whole genome shotgun sequence DNA:
- the LOC117962433 gene encoding volume-regulated anion channel subunit LRRC8C-like: MIPVTEFKQFTDQQPAFRVLKPWWDVFTEYICVSMLMIGVFGCTLQVTQDKIICLPSHVSDPSRGEIDCQQFKDRSQNASASVRSLSPLPSPSSAPPHPGAGPQEGPREMSGLKNNLDIQQYSFINQVCYEQALHWYAKYFPYLVVIHTLIFMICSSFWFKFPGTSSKLEHFISILGKCFDSPWTTRAISEVSGEAQEDQNGWEKMKDLATLSKSRLNVSNVDASPAGDDTASLVHSPSVRSIPDKMVADKPNVSLMDKKEGEQTKALFEKVKKFRLHVEEGDILYTMYVRQTVLKVFKFVLIIVYNAALVPNIHIIVPCTLAVEDMTGYDSFCCNHTKAHLFSKLAICYICFVGVYGMVCLYTLYWLFYRPLKEYSFEYVRQETGINDIPDVKNDFAFMLHLIDQYDSLYSKRFAVFLSEVSESKLRQLNLNHEWTVDKLREKLQKNSQNRLEMHLFMLSGLPDTVFEVTEVESLKLELLNDVTIPPMVSQLACLEELTLLNCPVRLQLPALTYLRNHLKVLRIKFDDMRQVPLWMYTLRSLEELHLVGPLTQDLSRNVSLDTLRELRNLKILTLAKSNLSKVPQSVVDLAGHLHRLCIYNDGTKLLTLNNLKKLFNLAQLELVHCDLQRIPHAVFSLTNLQELDLKENHLTSIEEILSFQHCRRLTCLKLWHNSIASIPEHIKKLKSLERLYLSRNRIETLPPQLFLCTRLRHLDLSHNHIRSIPPEVGVLQNLQYFSASGNSLDSLPDELFFCKKLRTLKLGQNNLTALSPKVGNLTQLTKLDLKENHLEVLPLEISDCSSLRLSGLLVEDNLFDLLPTEIQQQLKDE, translated from the coding sequence GTGACACAAGACAAGATCATCTGTCTCCCTAGCCATGTCTCTGATCCTTCTCGGGGAGAGATCGACTGCCAGCAGTTCAAAGACAGAAGCCAAAATGCCAGCGCTAGCGTCCGATCCCTGTCCCCCTTGCCCAGCCCCTCGTCAGCTCCTCCTCACCCTGGAGCGGGACCACAGGAGGGACCTCGTGAAATGAGCGGGCTGAAGAACAACCTGGACATCCAGCAGTACAGCTTCATTAACCAGGTCTGCTATGAGCAGGCCCTGCACTGGTATGCCAAGTACTTTCCCTACCTGGTCGTCATCCACACGCTCATCTTCATGATCTGCAGCAGCTTTTGGTTCAAGTTCCCCGGCACGAGCTCCAAACTGGAGCATTTCATCTCCATCCTAGGAAAGTGCTTCGATTCCCCCTGGACCACGAGGGCCATCAGCGAGGTGTCTGGGGAGGCTCAGGAGGATCAGAACGGGTGGGAGAAGATGAAGGATCTGGCCACCCTTTCCAAGTCCAGGTTGAATGTCTCCAACGTAGATGCGTCCCCTGCTGGTGATGACACCGCCAGCTTGGTGCATTCGCCCTCGGTCAGGTCCATCCCGGATAAAATGGTAGCGGACAAACCGAACGTCTCTCTCATGGACAAGAAGGAAGGAGAGCAGACCAAGGCGCTCTTCGAGAAGGTCAAGAAGTTCAGGCTTCACGTGGAGGAAGGGGACATTCTCTACACCATGTACGTGCGTCAGACGGTGCTCAAGGTTTTCAAGTTTGTGCTGATCATCGTCTACAACGCTGCTCTGGTCCCCAACATCCACATCATAGTGCCCTGCACCTTGGCCGTGGAGGATATGACTGGCTACGACAGCTTCTGCTGCAACCACACCAAAGCGCACCTCTTCTCCAAGCTGGCTATCTGCTACATCTGTTTTGTAGGGGTCTACGGCATGGTGTGCCTTTACACTTTGTACTGGCTGTTCTACAGACCCCTGAAGGAGTATTCCTTCGAGTACGTGCGGCAGGAGACCGGGATTAATGACATACCGGACGTGAAGAACGACTTTGCCTTCATGCTCCACCTGATCGACCAGTACGACTCCCTGTACTCCAAGCGCTTTGCCGTCTTCCTCTCGGAGGTCAGCGAGAGCAAGCTGCGTCAGCTCAACTTGAACCATGAGTGGACGGTGGACAAGCTGAGGGAGAAGCTGCAAAAGAACAGCCAGAATCGCTTGGAGATGCACCTTTTCATGCTTTCGGGTCTCCCGGACACGGTCTTCGAGGTGACAGAAGTCGAATCGCTAAAGCTGGAGCTCCTAAACGACGTCACCATCCCTCCCATGGTGTCCCAGCTGGCGTGTTTGGAGGAGCTCACCCTGCTAAACTGTCCCGTCCGACTCCAGCTGCCGGCTTTGACCTACCTGCGGAACCATCTGAAGGTCTTGAGGATAAAATTTGACGACATGCGCCAGGTTCCCCTGTGGATGTACACCTTGCGCAGCTTGGAGGAGCTGCATCTGGTGGGCCCCCTGACCCAGGATCTCTCCAGGAACGTCTCGCTGGACACCTTGAGGGAGCTGAGGAACCTCAAGATCCTGACCCTCGCCAAGAGCAACTTGAGCAAGGTGCCGCAGAGCGTGGTAGACCTGGCTGGCCACCTCCACAGACTCTGCATCTACAACGACGGCACCAAGCTCCTCACACTCAACAACCTGAAGAAGCTCTTCAACCTGGCACAGCTGGAGCTGGTCCACTGCGACCTGCAGCGGATCCCCCATGCCGTCTTCAGCCTGACCAACCTCCAGGAGCTGGACCTCAAGGAGAACCATCTCACGTCCATCGAGGAAATCCTGAGCTTCCAGCACTGCCGCCGGCTCACCTGCCTCAAGCTGTGGCACAACAGCATCGCCTCCATTCCCGAGCACATCAAGAAGCTGAAGTCCTTAGAGAGGCTCTACCTGAGCAGGAACCGGATCGAAACCCTCCCGCCCCAGCTCTTCCTCTGCACCCGGCTGCGCCACCTGGACCTGTCCCACAACCACATCCGCAGCATCCCACCAGAGGTGGGCGTCCTGCAGAACCTCCAGTACTTTTCTGCTTCCGGAAACTCCCTCGATTCTCTACCCGACGAGCTGTTCTTCTGCAAGAAGCTCAGGACCCTCAAGCTGGGCCAGAACAACCTCACGGCTCTCTCGCCCAAAGTGGGCAACCTGACCCAGCTCACGAAGCTGGACCTGAAGGAGAACCACTTGGAAGTGCTGCCACTGGAGATCAGTGATTGTAGCTCTTTGAGACTCAGCGGGCTCCTAGTGGAAGACAACCTTTTTGATCTCTTGCCCACTGAGATACAGCAGCAGTTAAAGGATGAATAG